One Lepus europaeus isolate LE1 chromosome 4, mLepTim1.pri, whole genome shotgun sequence genomic window, AGCAAAATTTCCAACAATCATTAAGTTTCAGAAAAAGAATGGAGCTTATTAATATGTATGGCACCACTGGAAAAtaccaaaaatttaaaagttttaaagtttCACTGTAcaataatagaagaaaaaaggCTTCAAAATATTACAAAGTTTCAACAAAATGAGTTATAATTTACAATTATAAATAAACTTACTTGGTCGCAATGATCCACTTTTAAATCTCGCGGTTCCCCGACATCTGCTGATTGAAGACCCGGAGGAAGGCCAGGGCTGAAGGCCATGAGGTCGGCCTTGGGCGCGCCCTCGCCGCCGCTCACCCGCTGCCGCCTCCGCTGCGAGCACGACCAGCTCCCCACCGCGCTCGCGCACACCAGCGCCGGCTGCCCCGGCCCGCACGCGCCCTCCGCGGCCGGCGCCCAGCACCGCAGCGCCGTCCACACCACCAGCGTCAGCACCAGCAGGCTGCTCACGGCGCAGATGGCCACGATCAGGGACGCGTTCACGTCCAGCAGCGCcgccgcgccgcccgccgccgccgcaccCGCCGCCCGCGACGAGGACGCCACCCCCGCCGGCGCCTGCCCGCCGTCCACCAGCGACAGCAgcaccgtggccgtggccgtcaGCGCGGGCTCGCCGTGGTCCttcaccagcaccagcagccgcTGGCGCGCCAAGTCCGCCTCGTCCAGGCTGCGCGTCGTGCTGATCTCGCCCGTGTACAGCCCCACGCGGAACGGGAgccgcgccccgcccgccgccgccgccgccgccgccgccccatTCGCATTCGCATTGGGCGCCGCCTGCAGCTCGTACGACAGCCACGCGTTGTAGCCGGCGTCCGCGTCCACCGCGCGCACCTTCGCCACCACGTGGCCCGCGCCCGCCGACCGCGACACCCACACCGGCACCGCCTCGCTCGCCggcccgcccgcgccccgcggCAGCACCCACGGCGCGTGGTCGTTCTCGTCCAGCACGAACACCTGCAGCGTCACGTTGCTGCCCAGCGCCGGCACGCCCGCGTCGCGCGCGCTCACCTCGAAgcgcagcagctccagctcctcgcgGTCCAGCGGCTGCAGCGCGTGCACGCGCCCGCTCTCCGCGTGCACCGACACGTAGCTCGACAGCAAGCGCTCGCCCACGCGCCGCTCCACCAGCGAGTACGACACGCGCGCGTTCTCCCGCGCGTCCGCGTCGCGCGCCGACACCGTCACCAGGTGGCAGCCCGGCGCGTTGTTCTCCCTCACGAACACCGTGTACTCGGCCTGCGCGAACGCGGGCGCGTTGTCGTTCACGTCCGCCACCTCCACCCACACGCTGGCCGACGCCCGCAGCGCCGGCGAGCCCGCGTCGCGCGCCGTCACCACCACGCCGTAGCCCGACACCAGCTCGCGGTCCAGCCCGCTCTCCAGCACCAGCGAGTAGTAGTTCCTGAAGGTCGACAGCAGCCGGAAGGGCACGTCGGGCGTCAGGGCGCAGCTCACCTGCCCGTTGGCGCCCGAGTCGCGGTCGGACACGCTGACCAAGGCGACCACCGTGCCCACCGGAGCGTCCTCTCGGATGGGCAGTGACAGAGACGTTATTGAAATTTCTGGAGTGTTATCATTGACATCCACAACTTTCACTAAAACGGTGCAGTGTCCTGCCATCGGGGGGTGGCCTTTGTCCGTCGCGTCGACGCGGATCCTGTATGAATTCATTTCTTCAAAATCCAAATTCCCTTGAATCACTACCTCCCCTGTGTTGGGATCTATGGCAAAGCGGGCAAGGACCAAGGGTGAAACAAGGCTATTGAAGGCGTACGAAATCGCCCCATTTGTCCCCTCATCCGGATCAGAGGCATTCAGTCTGATGACAGTTGTTCCGTTGTCTGAGTTTTCAAATATCCTTACTTTGTATTCGGAGTGTTGGAAACTGGGCGCGTTGTCATTCACGTCCAACACCGTGATCCGCAGCTGGACACTGCCCGTGAGCTCGGGTTTGCCTCCATCGGTGGCCACCAGGAGCAAGTTATGTTCAGGTACCTCCTCTCTGTCCAAGGACTTTCTCAACACGAGCCCAATTTGTGTGTTATCATCACTGTTCGTTTTCACATCTAGCGCAAAGAACTCGCTGGGGCTAAGCTTGTAGGTTAAAACTGCGTTAGCTCCGGTATCTGCGTCCGACGCGCCCTCTAACGGAAACCGCGAATCCAGCAGTCTAGACTCGGGTATGGAGAGCTTTTGTTCCTTCACGGAGAACACGGGCGGGTTGTCGTTGACgtccctcacctccacctccacgtgGAACACCTGCAGCGGCcgctccaccaccacctccaggtGCACGCTGCACTCCGCGCTCCGACCGCACAGCGCCTCGCGGTCCATCCGCGCGTTCACGAACAGGATGCCGTTCTGCACGTTCACCTCCAGCAGGTCCCCGCCGGCACGGGACGCCACCCGGAACAGGCGCGGCACCAGCTCGGCCAGCGGCAGCCCCAGGTCCTGCGCCAGGCGGCCCACGAACGTGCCGTGCTGGGCCTCCTCGGGGACCGAGTAGCGCAGCTGGGCGCTGCCCGCCCGCCAGGCTgccagcagcaggagccagggcagcagGCACCGCGTTCCCAGTTTCCCTTCAGATGTAAAAACCATGTGAAATACCTCTTGTTTTTCCATTGGAAAGATCTTGTCTCCTAATGACGATGAAATGCTGTGTGAATCCTAGTTAATGAATTCTGCGTCCGCCATCGTTCAGCAATCACGGAAAGATGCAAAAATGGAACAGCTCCTGAGTGGCTCCAAGCGTCTTCGTGGTGGACAGCGACACCATGTGGCTCCAGAGGGTAAGAAATGAATTCACAAAACTgctgtactgtgattttttacattaaaaaaatttaaatcttctttcctttcttctgcgGTATATCCTCCACGTTGTTTGTTATTTGAAGAGTCAGCATATCCCATCTGACTTCttttaatttagagaaagaaaccCACTTATTCATAGGGAAAAACTTTCCTCCCAATGTTGTAATCATTGCTGTCCACCAGTTAATTTACACGTGATCTGCAGTAGCCTTGGAAATGAGAAGTGTATACTATCCTACACATTCGGAGTTGAGAAGAAACTTGACTATATACATCTTCCTAGGagggatttaaatatttttctagggAAAATGTAACTTAAAACTAACAAATATTGTCTACGTTTTTAAATCTAGATTCCTGAAgtccattttttcataaactttttaggTCCTTTTATGCAATAATAGATGAAAGCTTCAGTGGATATTCGTTACTCTTGTTAATTTCTATGCAGCTGGCGTCGTCCTTCCACTTCCAATGTTTCGCTTCCGTGTACTTCAGTTAAATTTCAGCAGAATTCTCATCCACTGTGCTTTGCTGCTCTTGCTCCATCTGCTGCTCCTAAATGGTCGCATGTGTTTCTGTCAACTCCAATCTCATCCTATATCCTCTTCCTTTAAGTGTTCTCATCCActtccaactttcttttttttttaatttttttttattttttgacaggcagagtggataatgagagagagagacagagagaaaggtcttccttattgccgttggttcaccctccaatggcctactgcggccagcacatctcgctgatccgaagccaggagccaggtgcttctcctggtctcccatgcgggtgcagggcccaagcacttgggccatcctccactgccttcccgggccatagcagagagctggcctggaagaggggcaaccgggatagaacccggcatcccaaccgggactagaacccggtgtgccggcaccgcaaggtggagg contains:
- the LOC133758792 gene encoding protocadherin alpha-6-like, yielding MEKQEVFHMVFTSEGKLGTRCLLPWLLLLAAWRAGSAQLRYSVPEEAQHGTFVGRLAQDLGLPLAELVPRLFRVASRAGGDLLEVNVQNGILFVNARMDREALCGRSAECSVHLEVVVERPLQVFHVEVEVRDVNDNPPVFSVKEQKLSIPESRLLDSRFPLEGASDADTGANAVLTYKLSPSEFFALDVKTNSDDNTQIGLVLRKSLDREEVPEHNLLLVATDGGKPELTGSVQLRITVLDVNDNAPSFQHSEYKVRIFENSDNGTTVIRLNASDPDEGTNGAISYAFNSLVSPLVLARFAIDPNTGEVVIQGNLDFEEMNSYRIRVDATDKGHPPMAGHCTVLVKVVDVNDNTPEISITSLSLPIREDAPVGTVVALVSVSDRDSGANGQVSCALTPDVPFRLLSTFRNYYSLVLESGLDRELVSGYGVVVTARDAGSPALRASASVWVEVADVNDNAPAFAQAEYTVFVRENNAPGCHLVTVSARDADARENARVSYSLVERRVGERLLSSYVSVHAESGRVHALQPLDREELELLRFEVSARDAGVPALGSNVTLQVFVLDENDHAPWVLPRGAGGPASEAVPVWVSRSAGAGHVVAKVRAVDADAGYNAWLSYELQAAPNANANGAAAAAAAAGGARLPFRVGLYTGEISTTRSLDEADLARQRLLVLVKDHGEPALTATATVLLSLVDGGQAPAGVASSSRAAGAAAAGGAAALLDVNASLIVAICAVSSLLVLTLVVWTALRCWAPAAEGACGPGQPALVCASAVGSWSCSQRRRQRVSGGEGAPKADLMAFSPGLPPGLQSADVGEPRDLKVDHCDQIQDKYRPPRVCGEDTPCVVLPWRTQEEGPDDSDNFTSF